One region of Skermanella mucosa genomic DNA includes:
- a CDS encoding mannose-1-phosphate guanylyltransferase/mannose-6-phosphate isomerase: MPPINSAPTIHPVLLSGGSGSRLWPISRESYPKQLLPLVGERTMLQDTVGRVAGEGFAPPLVICNDEHRFVIAEQLRQIAVTPAAIALEPVGRNTAPAAAVAALMIAEQDPDGLLLLLPADHVIRDTGAFHAAVAAAAGAAAAGNLVTFGITPTAPETGYGYIRQGAELTGHGGVFQVDAFVEKPGIGKAADMLAAGGHFWNGGMFLFSAAKLLAEMERFEPAIVAACREAIAKGSRDLDFFRLDPEAFGKAPSISIDYAVMERTDAAVVVPATIGWTDVGAWSALWDIGAKDGNGNVFVGDVMTEDAHNCYVRSEGVLTAVVGLDDVVVVATDDAILVASRDKVQDIKKVVERLKKEGRPEAKIHSRVHRPWGFYQCLHEGERFQVKRLTVKPGATLSLQKHYHRAEHWVVVNGTALVTRDADQVLLRENESIYIPLGAVHRLENPGKVTLNLIEVQSGSYLGEDDIVRLTDTYGRA; this comes from the coding sequence ATGCCTCCCATCAACAGTGCCCCGACCATCCATCCCGTACTTCTTTCCGGCGGCTCCGGATCGCGCCTCTGGCCGATCTCACGGGAAAGCTATCCGAAGCAGCTGCTGCCGCTGGTCGGCGAGCGGACCATGCTCCAGGACACCGTGGGCCGCGTCGCGGGCGAGGGTTTCGCGCCGCCGCTGGTGATCTGCAACGACGAGCACCGGTTCGTGATCGCGGAGCAGCTCCGCCAGATCGCCGTCACGCCGGCGGCCATCGCGCTGGAGCCGGTCGGCCGCAACACCGCTCCCGCGGCGGCCGTGGCAGCGCTGATGATCGCTGAGCAGGACCCCGACGGGCTGCTGCTGCTGCTGCCGGCCGACCACGTGATCCGCGACACCGGGGCGTTCCACGCCGCCGTGGCCGCCGCCGCAGGTGCCGCCGCCGCCGGCAACCTGGTGACCTTCGGCATCACGCCGACCGCGCCGGAGACCGGCTATGGCTATATCCGCCAGGGCGCCGAGCTGACCGGCCACGGGGGCGTGTTCCAGGTCGACGCCTTCGTCGAGAAGCCGGGCATCGGCAAGGCGGCCGACATGCTGGCGGCCGGCGGCCATTTCTGGAACGGCGGCATGTTCCTGTTCTCCGCGGCCAAGCTGCTGGCCGAGATGGAGAGGTTCGAACCCGCCATCGTCGCCGCCTGCCGCGAGGCGATCGCCAAGGGCTCCCGCGACCTGGACTTCTTCCGCCTGGACCCGGAAGCCTTCGGCAAGGCCCCCAGCATCTCCATCGACTATGCCGTGATGGAGCGGACCGACGCCGCCGTGGTGGTGCCCGCCACGATCGGCTGGACCGACGTGGGCGCCTGGTCGGCGCTGTGGGACATCGGCGCCAAGGACGGGAACGGCAACGTGTTCGTCGGCGACGTGATGACCGAGGACGCTCACAACTGCTATGTCCGCTCCGAGGGCGTGCTGACCGCCGTGGTCGGGCTTGACGACGTGGTGGTGGTCGCGACCGACGACGCCATCCTGGTCGCCAGCCGCGACAAGGTGCAGGACATCAAGAAGGTGGTCGAGCGGCTGAAGAAGGAAGGAAGGCCGGAGGCGAAGATCCACAGCCGGGTCCATCGCCCCTGGGGCTTCTACCAGTGCCTGCACGAGGGCGAGCGCTTCCAGGTCAAGCGCCTGACGGTCAAGCCCGGCGCCACGCTGTCGTTGCAGAAGCATTATCACCGGGCGGAGCACTGGGTCGTGGTCAACGGCACGGCGCTGGTCACCCGCGATGCCGACCAGGTGCTGCTGCGCGAGAACGAGTCGATCTACATCCCGCTGGGCGCCGTCCACCGGCTGGAGAATCCGGGCAAGGTGACGCTGAACCTGATCGAGGTCCAGTCGGGATCCTACCTGGGCGAGGACGACATCGTCCGCCTGACCGACACCTACGGCCGGGCCTGA
- a CDS encoding glycosyltransferase family 9 protein, translating to MATTMNRRPDQPPPDSVAVFSYEEIIGDGLYKLPFVRMVRAAYPSARITWITTRKTVYAGRLQPLMDGLIDEFRQDSGIGVHVSGLLKPLPFRERFGVIIDTQTTLWRTLTIRRMPHDLFVSGALGFRLSDAKPPPSQIRPPHMVDRLADLLRLAAGSVPKVEAGLRLPEPLVAKAEAALPPGRRYVGLAPGAGKRFKCWPLDRFVAVARAQVERDRVPVFILGPDELEWMPHLKEAVPAALFPEQDREVWGDEFTPLRTIALARRFAAAVANDSGVSHMFGAADIPLVTLFGPTPAAKFQPRVTSGGAMTAQEFGGRDMAAIPAQAVIERLDRLAIHPIDQAPYSKNS from the coding sequence TTGGCCACGACCATGAACCGGCGACCGGACCAGCCGCCCCCCGACAGCGTCGCCGTCTTCAGCTATGAGGAGATCATCGGCGACGGGCTGTACAAGCTGCCCTTCGTGCGGATGGTGCGGGCGGCCTATCCCTCGGCGCGGATCACCTGGATCACGACGCGCAAGACCGTCTATGCCGGCCGGCTCCAGCCGCTGATGGACGGGCTGATCGACGAGTTCCGCCAGGACAGCGGGATCGGCGTCCATGTCTCCGGCCTGCTGAAGCCCCTGCCCTTCCGCGAGCGGTTCGGCGTGATCATCGATACCCAGACGACGCTTTGGCGCACCCTGACGATCCGGCGGATGCCGCACGACCTGTTCGTGTCCGGCGCCCTGGGCTTCCGGCTGTCCGACGCCAAGCCGCCGCCCAGCCAGATCCGCCCGCCGCACATGGTGGACCGGCTGGCCGACCTGCTGAGGCTGGCCGCCGGCTCGGTGCCGAAGGTGGAGGCCGGCCTGCGCCTGCCCGAGCCGCTGGTCGCGAAGGCCGAGGCGGCGCTGCCGCCGGGCCGCCGTTATGTCGGCCTGGCGCCCGGCGCCGGGAAGCGGTTCAAATGCTGGCCGCTGGACCGCTTCGTCGCGGTGGCCCGGGCGCAGGTCGAACGGGACCGGGTGCCCGTCTTCATCCTGGGACCCGACGAGCTGGAGTGGATGCCGCACCTGAAGGAAGCGGTCCCGGCGGCGCTGTTCCCCGAGCAGGACCGGGAGGTCTGGGGCGACGAGTTCACGCCGCTGCGGACCATCGCGCTGGCCCGCCGCTTCGCCGCGGCGGTGGCCAACGACAGCGGGGTCAGCCATATGTTCGGCGCCGCGGATATCCCACTGGTTACCCTGTTCGGGCCGACCCCGGCGGCGAAGTTCCAGCCAAGGGTAACCTCCGGCGGAGCGATGACGGCGCAGGAGTTCGGAGGGCGCGACATGGCCGCCATTCCGGCGCAAGCCGTTATCGAAAGGCTGGACCGTCTTGCGATACACCCGATCGATCAGGCTCCTTATTCCAAAAACTCCTGA
- a CDS encoding DUF6165 family protein — protein MAILIEVAPGELIDKLTILEIKKANIGDPAKLRNVEHEYDVLSRVLAEQVPPSGDLTALTAELKAINESLWKIEDDIRDLERARDFGPAFIELARAVYHTNDRRAAVKRRINELLDSPILEEKSYAAY, from the coding sequence ATGGCTATCCTGATTGAAGTGGCTCCCGGCGAGCTGATCGACAAGCTGACGATCCTGGAGATCAAGAAGGCCAACATCGGCGACCCCGCCAAGCTGCGCAACGTCGAGCACGAGTACGACGTGCTGTCGCGCGTGCTGGCGGAGCAGGTCCCGCCGAGCGGCGACCTGACGGCGCTGACCGCCGAGCTGAAGGCGATCAACGAGAGCCTGTGGAAAATCGAGGACGACATCCGCGACCTGGAGCGGGCGCGCGACTTCGGCCCGGCCTTCATCGAGCTGGCCCGCGCCGTCTATCACACCAACGACCGGCGGGCGGCGGTCAAGCGCCGGATCAACGAGCTGCTGGACAGCCCGATCCTGGAAGAGAAATCCTACGCCGCCTACTGA
- a CDS encoding glycosyltransferase family 9 protein, protein MRILFIGNSRIGDFILSSGLLAHLTERHPESRITVVCGRIVAPLLAEAPCIERVIVMEKRKHHRHWLDLWLATVGTRWDLVVDLRNSAVSRVLAAREVRRVGRAKGMRLHRVEEIGRVLDLDPPPDPRLWIGAADHAAAAGLVPDGPPVLALGPGSTHEHKRWPSERFAELARRLTGPDGILPGGRVAVIGSPAERAQAEPVLAAVEPDRRIDLMSNTPLLVAAACLQRCALYVGNDGGQMHLSAAAGVPTVGLFGPTPAFHYRPWGKHAAHAQAPEPFEALAAKIPEAMRDGVSLMGGLTVDAVEAAVRRLWDTVRA, encoded by the coding sequence TTGCGCATTCTGTTCATCGGCAACAGCCGCATCGGCGACTTCATCCTGTCCAGCGGCCTGCTGGCGCACCTGACCGAGCGCCACCCCGAGTCCAGGATCACCGTCGTATGCGGGCGGATCGTGGCGCCGCTGCTCGCCGAGGCGCCCTGCATCGAGCGCGTCATCGTGATGGAGAAGCGCAAGCACCACCGCCACTGGCTGGACCTGTGGCTGGCCACGGTCGGCACCCGCTGGGACCTGGTGGTCGATCTGCGGAACTCGGCCGTGTCGCGGGTGCTGGCGGCGCGCGAGGTTCGCCGGGTCGGCCGGGCGAAGGGCATGCGGCTGCACCGGGTCGAGGAGATCGGCCGCGTGCTGGACCTGGACCCGCCGCCCGATCCCCGGCTGTGGATCGGAGCCGCCGACCATGCTGCGGCGGCCGGGCTGGTGCCCGATGGCCCGCCGGTGCTGGCGCTGGGGCCGGGCTCGACCCACGAGCACAAGCGCTGGCCGTCGGAGCGGTTCGCGGAACTGGCGCGGCGCCTGACCGGCCCTGACGGCATCCTGCCCGGCGGCAGGGTCGCGGTGATCGGCTCCCCCGCGGAGCGCGCCCAGGCGGAGCCGGTGCTGGCCGCGGTCGAGCCGGACCGCCGGATCGACCTGATGAGCAACACGCCGCTGCTGGTCGCGGCGGCCTGCCTGCAGCGCTGCGCGCTGTATGTCGGCAACGACGGCGGCCAGATGCACCTGTCGGCGGCGGCCGGCGTGCCGACCGTGGGGCTGTTCGGCCCGACCCCGGCCTTCCATTACCGCCCGTGGGGCAAGCACGCGGCCCATGCCCAGGCGCCCGAGCCGTTCGAGGCCCTGGCGGCGAAGATCCCGGAGGCGATGCGCGACGGCGTGTCGCTGATGGGCGGGCTGACGGTCGACGCCGTCGAGGCGGCGGTGCGCCGGCTGTGGGACACGGTCCGTGCCTGA
- the ygfZ gene encoding CAF17-like 4Fe-4S cluster assembly/insertion protein YgfZ, which produces MNPSYVTLAPRGILAIGDADRTAFLQGLVTNDVTPVGPARAVYSALLTPQGKFLHDFFIAALGDRLLLDCEAERLADLQRRLRMYKLRSKVALEDESARFSVTALFGDGALEALGLPAGPGAAAALGDGVVFADPRLAALGARAILPRGTEAEVLEARGFRPAGPEAYERLRLESGVPDGSRDMLVEKAILLENGLDELNAISWQKGCYMGQELTARTRYRGLVRKRLMPVAVEGPLPEPGALVMLGDKEAGEMRTGAGDRALALLRLEEVERARAEGLPLLAGETRIVPHRPDWAAY; this is translated from the coding sequence ATGAATCCTTCCTACGTCACCCTGGCCCCGCGCGGCATCCTGGCGATCGGCGATGCCGACCGCACCGCCTTCCTCCAGGGACTGGTGACCAACGACGTCACTCCCGTCGGCCCCGCGCGCGCCGTCTATTCCGCCCTGCTGACGCCGCAGGGCAAGTTCCTGCACGACTTCTTCATCGCCGCCCTCGGCGACAGGCTGCTGCTGGACTGCGAGGCGGAGCGGCTGGCCGACCTCCAGCGGCGGCTCAGGATGTACAAGCTGCGCTCCAAGGTCGCACTGGAGGACGAGAGCGCCCGCTTCTCGGTCACCGCCCTGTTCGGCGACGGCGCCCTGGAAGCCCTCGGCCTGCCGGCCGGGCCGGGCGCCGCGGCGGCGCTGGGCGACGGCGTCGTCTTCGCCGACCCGCGCCTGGCCGCACTCGGCGCCCGCGCCATCCTGCCGCGGGGGACCGAGGCCGAAGTGTTGGAGGCCAGGGGTTTCCGGCCGGCCGGGCCGGAGGCCTACGAGCGGCTCCGCCTGGAATCGGGCGTTCCCGACGGCAGCCGCGACATGCTCGTGGAAAAGGCGATCCTGCTGGAGAACGGCCTGGACGAGCTGAACGCGATCTCCTGGCAGAAGGGCTGCTACATGGGGCAGGAGCTGACCGCCCGGACCCGGTACCGCGGGCTGGTCCGCAAGCGCCTGATGCCGGTCGCCGTCGAAGGCCCCCTGCCGGAGCCCGGCGCCCTCGTCATGCTGGGCGACAAGGAGGCGGGGGAGATGCGGACCGGCGCCGGCGACCGGGCCCTGGCCCTGCTCCGGCTGGAGGAGGTCGAGCGCGCCCGGGCGGAGGGGCTGCCCCTGCTGGCCGGGGAAACCCGCATCGTCCCGCACCGGCCGGACTGGGCGGCCTACTGA
- a CDS encoding PRC-barrel domain-containing protein, which yields MRRELIGAASAIALMTGAAFAQGTSTTDPSGTPAVPPAAVDGMPATGAVSVEEMIGEDVVGSDGEEIGSVEDVIIDPTSGEPRQLVIASGGFLGIGEKRISVDFSQVQVQTEDDDEPESLTLSNMTQADVEAMPEFEYSDTMTTLNRSGSGGMSGSTGTTPGASGESGNMGTGGMTGGAGGTGATTGGGSSQ from the coding sequence ATGCGTAGGGAACTGATCGGCGCCGCTTCGGCCATCGCCCTCATGACGGGCGCCGCCTTCGCGCAGGGCACTTCGACCACCGACCCGTCCGGCACCCCCGCGGTTCCGCCCGCCGCCGTGGACGGCATGCCCGCCACCGGCGCGGTCAGCGTCGAGGAGATGATCGGCGAGGACGTCGTGGGAAGCGACGGGGAGGAGATCGGCTCCGTCGAGGACGTGATCATCGATCCCACGTCGGGCGAGCCCAGGCAGCTGGTGATCGCCAGCGGCGGCTTCCTCGGCATCGGCGAGAAGCGGATCTCGGTCGATTTCTCCCAGGTGCAGGTCCAGACCGAAGACGACGACGAACCGGAAAGCCTGACGCTCTCGAACATGACCCAGGCCGATGTCGAGGCGATGCCGGAATTCGAATACAGCGACACCATGACCACCCTGAACCGCAGCGGCAGCGGCGGCATGAGCGGCAGCACCGGCACGACGCCGGGCGCCTCCGGCGAATCGGGCAACATGGGGACCGGCGGCATGACGGGCGGGGCCGGCGGAACCGGCGCCACGACAGGCGGCGGCAGCTCGCAATAG
- the meaB gene encoding methylmalonyl Co-A mutase-associated GTPase MeaB: MLAKLRDALARGEKAALAAALAGIERDPDGAATADLLDSAYRDPVAQVIGLTGPPGVGKSTLTGALITEYRRLGKTVGCIAVDPSSRRSGGALLGDRTRLGTDPEDAGCFVRSMAARDRLGGLAGLTVAAMVLMRAVYDIVLIETVGVGQSETDIAGTADTVVFCVQPGSGDSLQFMKAGIVEIPDIVVVTKADMGAAAERARADVRGALSLAEEARGGWSVPVLALSVQQRQGIGELISTLGDHAAWLASTGRLESQRHAQARTWLAEAVRERFGREGIRRAGPLDLGPDGAPFGELRAVARRLL; encoded by the coding sequence ATGCTGGCCAAGCTCCGCGACGCGCTCGCGCGCGGAGAGAAGGCGGCCCTGGCGGCGGCGCTGGCCGGGATCGAGCGCGATCCCGACGGCGCCGCCACCGCGGACCTGCTGGATTCCGCCTACAGGGACCCGGTCGCCCAGGTGATCGGGCTGACCGGCCCGCCCGGCGTCGGCAAATCGACGCTGACCGGCGCGCTGATCACCGAATACCGCCGGCTGGGCAAGACGGTCGGCTGCATCGCGGTGGATCCGTCGTCCAGGCGCAGCGGCGGCGCCCTGCTGGGCGACCGCACCCGCCTGGGCACCGACCCGGAGGATGCCGGCTGCTTCGTCCGCTCCATGGCGGCGCGCGACCGGCTGGGCGGGCTGGCGGGGCTGACGGTCGCCGCCATGGTGCTGATGCGGGCCGTCTATGACATCGTGCTGATCGAGACGGTGGGCGTCGGCCAGTCGGAAACCGACATCGCCGGCACGGCCGACACGGTGGTGTTCTGCGTCCAGCCCGGCTCGGGCGACAGCCTGCAATTCATGAAGGCCGGCATCGTCGAGATCCCGGACATCGTCGTGGTGACCAAGGCCGACATGGGTGCCGCGGCGGAACGGGCCCGCGCCGACGTGCGCGGCGCGCTCAGCCTCGCCGAGGAGGCGCGCGGCGGCTGGAGCGTCCCGGTGCTGGCCCTGTCGGTGCAGCAGCGCCAGGGCATCGGCGAGCTGATTTCCACGCTGGGCGACCATGCCGCCTGGCTGGCTTCCACGGGCCGCCTGGAAAGCCAGCGCCACGCCCAGGCGCGGACCTGGCTGGCAGAGGCGGTCCGCGAACGGTTCGGCCGCGAGGGCATCCGCCGCGCCGGCCCGCTGGACCTGGGGCCGGACGGCGCCCCCTTCGGGGAGCTTCGCGCCGTCGCCCGGCGGTTGCTATGA